One genomic window of Streptococcus mitis includes the following:
- the rplL gene encoding 50S ribosomal protein L7/L12, whose amino-acid sequence MALNIENIIAEIKEASILELNDLVKAIEEEFGVTAAAPVAVAAAGAADAGAAKDSFDVELTSAGDKKVGVIKVVREITGLGLKEAKELVDGAPALVKEGVATAEAEEIKAKLEEAGASVTLK is encoded by the coding sequence ATGGCATTGAACATTGAAAACATTATTGCTGAAATTAAAGAAGCTTCAATCCTTGAATTGAACGACCTTGTAAAAGCTATCGAAGAAGAATTTGGTGTAACTGCAGCTGCTCCTGTAGCTGTTGCTGCAGCTGGTGCTGCTGACGCTGGTGCTGCTAAAGATTCATTCGACGTTGAATTGACATCTGCAGGCGACAAAAAAGTTGGCGTTATCAAAGTTGTACGTGAAATCACTGGTCTTGGACTTAAAGAAGCTAAAGAACTTGTTGACGGTGCACCAGCACTTGTTAAAGAAGGCGTTGCAACTGCAGAAGCTGAAGAAATCAAAGCTAAATTGGAAGAAGCTGGAGCTTCAGTTACTCTTAAATAA
- the rplJ gene encoding 50S ribosomal protein L10 produces the protein MSEAIIAKKAELVDVVAEKMKAAAAIVVVDARGLTVEQDTVLRRELRGSEVEYKVIKNSILRRAAEKAGLEDLASVFVGPSAIAFSNEDVIAPAKILNDFSKNAEALEIKGGAIEGAVASKEEILALATLPNREGLLSMLLSVLQAPVRNVALAVKAVAESKEDAA, from the coding sequence ATGAGTGAAGCAATTATTGCTAAGAAAGCGGAACTAGTTGACGTAGTAGCTGAAAAAATGAAAGCTGCTGCAGCTATCGTCGTTGTAGACGCTCGTGGTTTGACAGTTGAGCAAGATACAGTTCTTCGTCGTGAGCTTCGTGGAAGCGAAGTTGAGTATAAAGTCATTAAAAACTCAATCTTACGTCGTGCAGCTGAAAAAGCTGGTCTTGAAGATCTTGCATCTGTATTTGTTGGACCATCTGCAATTGCATTTTCTAATGAAGATGTTATCGCACCAGCGAAAATCTTGAACGACTTTTCTAAAAACGCTGAAGCACTTGAAATCAAAGGTGGTGCAATCGAAGGCGCTGTCGCATCTAAAGAAGAGATTCTTGCACTTGCAACTCTTCCAAACCGCGAAGGACTTCTTTCTATGCTCCTTTCTGTACTTCAAGCGCCAGTGCGCAACGTTGCTCTTGCAGTCAAAGCGGTTGCAGAAAGCAAAGAAGACGCAGCTTAA
- a CDS encoding TRZ/ATZ family protein, with the protein MKVYQHVNIVTCDQDFHVYLNGILAVKDSQIVYVGLEKIEILEQAEQIIDYQGAWIMPGLVNCHTHSAMTGLRGIRDDSNLHEWLNDYIWPAEAGFTPDMTTKAVKEALTEMLQSGTTTFNDMYNPNGVDIERIYQAVKDSKMRCYFSPTLFSSGAETTAETIARTRAIIEEILGYENPNFKVMVAPHSPYSCSRDLLAESLDMAKELNIPIHIHVAETKEESGIILKRYGKRPLAFLEELGYLDHPSVFAHGVELNEREIERLVTSQVAIAHNPISNLKLASGIAPIIQLQKAGVAVGIATDSVASNNNLDMFEEGRTAALLQKMKSGDASQFPIETALKALTIEGAKVLGMENEIGSLEVGKQADFLVIQPQGKIHLQPQENMLSHLVYAVKSSDVDDVYIAGEQVVKQGQVLTVEL; encoded by the coding sequence ATGAAAGTCTATCAGCATGTAAATATCGTGACTTGTGATCAAGATTTTCATGTTTATCTGAATGGAATCTTAGCAGTTAAGGATTCTCAAATCGTCTATGTTGGTCTAGAGAAGATAGAGATTTTAGAGCAAGCTGAGCAGATTATAGACTATCAGGGAGCCTGGATTATGCCTGGTTTGGTCAATTGTCACACCCATTCTGCTATGACAGGATTGAGAGGGATCCGAGATGATAGCAACCTCCATGAATGGCTCAATGACTATATCTGGCCTGCAGAAGCAGGATTTACTCCTGACATGACTACCAAGGCGGTCAAAGAAGCTCTGACAGAGATGCTCCAGTCAGGAACAACAACCTTTAATGATATGTATAATCCCAATGGTGTGGATATTGAACGGATTTATCAGGCAGTGAAAGATTCCAAGATGCGTTGTTATTTCTCGCCGACCCTCTTTTCTTCAGGGGCAGAAACAACTGCTGAGACCATTGCAAGAACTCGAGCAATTATTGAGGAAATTTTAGGATATGAAAATCCAAATTTCAAGGTTATGGTAGCACCACATTCTCCTTACAGCTGTAGTAGAGACTTGCTGGCAGAAAGCTTAGATATGGCAAAAGAGTTGAATATTCCTATCCATATCCACGTGGCGGAGACCAAGGAGGAGTCAGGAATTATCCTGAAACGCTACGGCAAACGCCCCCTTGCTTTTCTAGAAGAACTGGGTTACTTAGATCATCCGTCCGTCTTTGCTCACGGGGTCGAATTAAATGAGAGAGAAATTGAGCGTTTGGTGACTTCTCAAGTGGCTATCGCCCACAATCCTATCAGTAACCTCAAACTGGCATCAGGAATTGCTCCTATCATTCAACTGCAAAAAGCAGGAGTAGCAGTCGGAATTGCCACTGACTCGGTAGCTTCCAACAACAACCTTGATATGTTTGAGGAAGGACGAACAGCAGCTCTCTTACAGAAAATGAAGAGTGGAGATGCCAGCCAGTTTCCAATCGAAACAGCCCTCAAAGCTCTAACGATAGAAGGTGCTAAGGTTCTTGGAATGGAAAATGAAATAGGAAGTCTGGAAGTTGGCAAGCAAGCAGATTTTCTGGTCATCCAACCACAAGGGAAAATCCATCTTCAACCCCAAGAAAATATGCTCTCTCACCTAGTCTATGCTGTCAAGTCCAGTGATGTTGATGATGTTTATATTGCTGGAGAACAGGTTGTTAAGCAAGGTCAAGTCCTGACAGTAGAACTTTAG
- a CDS encoding ABC transporter ATP-binding protein: MRRQTANQTLKRLAKDLASHPFLLFLAFLGTIAQVALSIYLPILIGQVIDQAMVAGSSSVFWQIFLQMILVVIGNTLVQWVNPLLYNRLIFSYTRDLRERIIHKLHRLPIAFVDRQGSGEMVSRVTTDIEQLATGLTMIFNQFFIGVLMIFVSILAMLQIHLLMTLLVLLLTPLSMVISRFIAKRSYHLFQKQTETRGIQTQLIEESLNQQTIIQSFNAQEEFIQRLHEANANYAGYSQSAIFYSSTVNPSTRFVNALIYALLAGVGAYRIMIGSTLTIGRLVTFLNYVQQYTKPFNDISSVLAELQSALACAERVYAVLDSTELAETGKEVLTSDQVKGAISFKHVSFGYHPEKILIKDLSIDIPAGIKVAIVGPTGAGKSTLINLLMRFYPINLGDILLDGKSIYGYSRASLRQQFGMVLQETWLKQGTIHDNIAFGNPEASREQVIAAAKAANADFFIQQLPQGYDTKLENAGESLSVGQAQLLTIARVFLAIPKILILDEATSSIDTRTEVLVQDAFAKLMKGRTSFIIAHRLSTIQDADLILVLVDGDIVEYGNHQDLIARKGKYYQMQQAAAFSSE, encoded by the coding sequence ATGAGACGACAAACTGCAAACCAGACGCTCAAACGTTTGGCAAAAGATTTAGCAAGTCATCCCTTCCTCCTTTTCCTAGCCTTTCTAGGAACTATTGCCCAGGTTGCCTTATCAATTTATCTTCCTATCTTGATTGGGCAGGTCATTGACCAAGCCATGGTGGCTGGTTCTTCATCAGTTTTTTGGCAGATTTTTCTCCAAATGATCTTGGTGGTCATAGGAAATACCCTTGTGCAGTGGGTCAATCCTCTCCTCTATAATCGCCTAATCTTTTCTTATACCAGAGACTTGCGAGAGCGAATCATCCATAAGCTCCATCGTTTACCGATTGCCTTTGTGGATCGACAAGGAAGTGGAGAAATGGTCAGTCGTGTAACCACGGACATCGAACAGTTGGCAACTGGCTTGACCATGATTTTTAACCAATTTTTCATTGGTGTCTTGATGATTTTTGTTAGTATTCTAGCCATGCTTCAGATTCATCTCCTCATGACTCTCTTAGTCTTGCTGTTGACGCCACTGTCTATGGTAATTTCACGTTTTATTGCCAAGAGATCCTATCATCTCTTCCAGAAGCAAACAGAGACGAGGGGGATTCAGACTCAGTTGATTGAAGAATCGTTGAACCAGCAGACCATTATCCAGTCCTTTAATGCTCAGGAAGAGTTTATCCAAAGGCTGCACGAGGCTAATGCCAATTATGCAGGTTATTCTCAGTCAGCTATCTTTTATTCTTCAACAGTTAATCCTTCGACTCGCTTTGTAAATGCGCTCATTTATGCGCTTCTAGCTGGAGTGGGAGCTTATCGTATCATGATAGGCTCTACCTTGACTATCGGGCGTTTAGTGACTTTTTTGAATTATGTCCAACAGTACACTAAGCCCTTTAACGATATTTCCTCAGTTCTAGCCGAATTGCAAAGTGCTCTTGCTTGCGCAGAGCGTGTCTATGCTGTCTTAGATAGCACTGAGCTGGCTGAAACTGGTAAGGAAGTCTTGACCAGTGACCAAGTTAAAGGAGCTATTTCCTTTAAACATGTCTCTTTTGGTTACCATCCTGAAAAGATTTTGATTAAGGATTTATCTATTGATATTCCAGCTGGTATCAAGGTGGCTATCGTTGGTCCGACAGGTGCTGGCAAATCAACTCTTATCAATCTCCTCATGCGTTTTTATCCTATTAACTTGGGAGATATCTTGCTAGACGGGAAATCCATTTATGGCTATAGTCGTGCCTCTTTACGACAACAGTTTGGAATGGTGCTCCAAGAAACCTGGCTTAAGCAAGGGACTATTCATGACAATATTGCCTTTGGTAACCCTGAAGCCAGTCGGGAGCAGGTGATTGCTGCTGCCAAAGCAGCCAATGCAGACTTTTTCATCCAACAGTTGCCTCAGGGATACGATACTAAGTTGGAAAATGCTGGAGAATCTCTTTCTGTTGGTCAAGCCCAGCTTTTGACAATTGCCCGAGTCTTTCTGGCTATTCCAAAGATTCTTATCTTAGACGAGGCGACTTCTTCCATCGATACACGGACAGAAGTGCTGGTTCAGGATGCCTTTGCTAAACTCATGAAGGGGCGCACAAGCTTTATCATCGCCCACCGCTTGTCAACCATTCAGGATGCGGATCTGATTCTTGTCTTGGTGGATGGTGACATCGTGGAGTATGGAAACCATCAGGATCTCATAGCTAGAAAGGGCAAGTATTACCAAATGCAGCAAGCTGCAGCTTTTAGCTCTGAATAA
- a CDS encoding ABC transporter ATP-binding protein, translating to MKHLLSYFKPYIKESILAPLFKLLEAVFELLVPMVIAGIVDQSLPQKNQGHLWMQIGLLLIFAVIGVVVALIAQFYSAKAAVGFAKELTDDLYRHILSLPKDSRDRLTTSSLVTRLTSDTYQIQTGINQFLRLFLRAPIIVFGAIFMAYRISAELTFWFLVMVVILTIIIVGLSRLVNPLYSSLRKKTDQLVQETRQQLQGMRVIRAFGQEKRELQIFQTFNQVYARLQEKTGFWSSLLTPLTYLIVNGTLLVVIWQGYVSIQGGLLSQGALIALINYLLQILVELVKLAMLINSLNQSYISAKRIEEVFVEAPEDIRSELEQKQVTSEQVLQVQELTFTYPDAAQPSLRDISFDMKQGKNLGIIGGTGSGKSSLVQVLLGLYSIDKGSIDLYRDGCSPRNLEQWRSWIAYVPQKVELFKGTIRSNLTFGLNQEVTDQELWQALEIAQAKDFVSEKEGVLDATVEAGGRNFSGGQKQRLSIARAVLRQAPFLILDDATSALDTITESKLLKAIRENLPNTSLILISQRTSTLQMADQILLLEKGELLAIGKHEDLMKSSQVYREINASQHGKED from the coding sequence ATGAAACACCTATTATCTTACTTCAAACCCTATATCAAAGAATCAATTTTGGCACCCTTGTTCAAGCTGCTTGAAGCTGTTTTTGAGCTCTTGGTTCCCATGGTGATTGCTGGGATTGTTGACCAATCCTTGCCCCAGAAAAATCAAGGTCATCTCTGGATGCAGATTGGTTTGCTCCTTATCTTTGCAGTAATTGGTGTTGTAGTGGCCTTAATAGCCCAGTTCTACTCAGCTAAGGCTGCGGTTGGATTTGCCAAAGAATTGACAGACGATCTTTATCGTCACATTCTATCTTTACCTAAGGACAGCAGAGACCGTTTGACAACTTCTAGCTTGGTCACTCGCTTGACTTCGGACACTTACCAGATTCAGACTGGGATCAATCAATTCCTGCGTCTCTTTTTACGAGCGCCTATTATCGTTTTTGGTGCTATTTTTATGGCTTATAGAATCTCAGCTGAGCTGACTTTCTGGTTCTTGGTCATGGTTGTCATTTTGACCATTATTATTGTAGGGCTCTCTCGACTGGTCAATCCTCTCTACAGCAGTCTGAGAAAGAAAACGGATCAACTGGTTCAAGAAACGCGCCAGCAATTACAAGGGATGCGGGTTATTCGAGCTTTTGGACAAGAAAAACGAGAGTTACAGATTTTTCAAACTTTTAACCAAGTCTATGCTAGATTACAAGAAAAGACAGGTTTCTGGTCTAGTTTATTAACTCCTCTGACCTATCTGATTGTTAATGGAACTCTCCTCGTTGTTATCTGGCAGGGATATGTTTCTATTCAAGGAGGCTTGCTTAGTCAAGGTGCCTTGATTGCTCTTATCAATTATCTATTGCAGATCTTGGTGGAATTGGTCAAGCTAGCCATGCTGATAAATTCTCTCAACCAGTCCTATATCTCAGCCAAGCGAATTGAGGAGGTCTTTGTCGAAGCTCCCGAAGACATCCGCTCAGAGTTAGAACAAAAGCAAGTTACCAGCGAGCAGGTTTTACAAGTCCAAGAATTGACCTTTACCTATCCTGATGCAGCTCAACCTTCTCTAAGAGACATTTCCTTTGATATGAAGCAAGGGAAAAACCTGGGTATCATTGGGGGAACTGGTTCTGGTAAATCAAGCCTGGTGCAAGTCTTACTTGGTCTTTATTCAATAGATAAGGGAAGCATTGACCTTTATCGAGATGGATGTAGTCCTCGTAATCTTGAGCAGTGGCGGTCTTGGATTGCCTATGTTCCTCAAAAGGTCGAACTCTTTAAGGGGACTATTCGTTCCAACTTGACTTTTGGCTTAAATCAAGAAGTGACTGACCAAGAACTCTGGCAGGCCTTGGAGATTGCTCAAGCTAAGGATTTTGTCAGTGAAAAGGAAGGAGTTTTGGATGCCACTGTTGAGGCAGGAGGGCGAAATTTCTCAGGTGGACAAAAACAAAGGCTGTCTATTGCTCGCGCAGTCTTGCGTCAGGCTCCATTTCTCATCCTAGATGATGCAACCTCGGCACTGGACACCATTACCGAGTCCAAGCTCTTGAAAGCTATCCGAGAAAATCTGCCAAATACCAGTTTAATCTTGATCTCTCAACGAACCTCGACTTTACAGATGGCTGACCAGATTCTCCTCTTGGAAAAAGGGGAGCTCCTAGCTATCGGCAAGCACGAGGACTTGATGAAATCCAGTCAAGTTTATCGCGAAATCAATGCATCCCAACATGGTAAGGAGGACTAG
- the msrB gene encoding peptide-methionine (R)-S-oxide reductase MsrB, whose product MAEIYLAGGCFWGLEEYFSRISGVLATSVGYANGQVETTNYQLLKETDHAETVQVIYDEKTVSLREILLYYFRVIAPLSVNQQGNDRGRQYRTGIYYQNEADLPAIYTVVQEQERMLGRKIAVEVEKLRHYILAEDYHQDYLKKNPSGYCHIDVTDADKPLIDAANYEKPSQEVLKESLTEESYRVTQEAATEAPFTNAYDQTFEEGIYVDITTGEPLFFAKDKFASGCGWPSFSRPISKELIHYYKDLSHGMERIEVRSRSGNAHLGHVFTDGPQELGGLRYCINSASLRFVSKDEMEEAGYGYLLPYLNK is encoded by the coding sequence ATGGCAGAAATTTATCTAGCAGGTGGTTGTTTTTGGGGCCTAGAGGAATATTTTTCACGCATTTCTGGAGTGCTAGCAACTAGTGTTGGCTACGCTAATGGTCAAGTCGAAACGACCAATTACCAGCTGCTCAAGGAAACAGACCATGCAGAAACGGTTCAAGTGATTTATGATGAGAAGACAGTATCACTCAGAGAGATTTTACTTTATTATTTCCGTGTTATTGCTCCATTATCAGTCAATCAACAAGGGAATGACCGTGGACGTCAGTATCGAACCGGTATATATTACCAGAATGAAGCAGACTTGCCAGCTATCTATACAGTTGTTCAGGAGCAGGAGCGCATGCTTGGTCGAAAGATTGCAGTAGAGGTGGAGAAACTTCGTCACTATATTTTAGCTGAAGATTACCACCAAGACTATCTTAAGAAAAATCCTTCAGGTTACTGTCATATCGATGTGACTGATGCTGATAAGCCATTAATTGATGCAGCAAACTATGAAAAGCCTAGTCAAGAAGTGTTAAAGGAAAGCTTAACTGAAGAGTCCTATCGTGTCACGCAAGAAGCTGCTACAGAGGCTCCATTTACCAATGCCTATGACCAAACCTTTGAAGAGGGAATTTATGTAGACATCACGACAGGTGAGCCACTCTTTTTTGCCAAGGATAAGTTTGCCTCAGGTTGTGGTTGGCCAAGTTTTAGCCGTCCGATTTCCAAAGAGTTGATTCATTATTACAAGGATCTCAGTCATGGAATGGAGCGAATTGAGGTTCGTTCTCGGTCGGGGAATGCTCACTTGGGTCATGTTTTCACAGATGGTCCTCAGGAGTTAGGTGGCCTGCGTTACTGTATTAATTCTGCATCCTTGCGTTTTGTATCCAAGGATGAGATGGAAGAAGCAGGATATGGCTATCTACTACCTTACTTAAACAAATAA
- the thrB gene encoding homoserine kinase, translating to MKIIVPATSANIGPGFDSVGVAVTKYLQIEVCEEREEWLIEHQIGKWIPHDERNLLLKIALQIVPDLQPRRLKMTSDVPLARGLGSSSSVIVAGIELANQLGNLNLSDHEKLQLATKIEGHPDNVAPAIYGNLVIASSVDGQVSAIVADFPECDFLAYIPNYELRTRDSRGVLPKKLSYKEAVAASSIANVAVAALLAGDMVTAGQAIEGDLFHERYRQDLVREFATIKQVAKENGAYATYLSGAGPTVMVLASHDKMPTIKAELEKQPFKGKLHDLKVDTQGVRVEAK from the coding sequence ATGAAAATTATTGTACCTGCAACCAGTGCCAATATCGGGCCAGGATTTGACTCGGTCGGTGTAGCTGTAACCAAGTATCTTCAAATTGAGGTCTGCGAAGAACGAGAAGAGTGGTTGATTGAACACCAGATTGGCAAATGGATTCCCCATGATGAGCGTAATCTCTTACTAAAAATTGCTTTGCAAATTGTACCAGACTTGCAACCAAGACGTTTGAAAATGACCAGTGATGTTCCCTTGGCGCGTGGTTTGGGTTCTTCTAGCTCGGTTATCGTTGCTGGGATTGAACTAGCAAACCAACTGGGGAATCTCAACTTGTCTGATCATGAAAAATTGCAGTTGGCGACTAAGATTGAAGGACATCCTGACAATGTGGCTCCAGCCATTTATGGTAATCTCGTTATTGCAAGCTCTGTTGATGGACAAGTTTCTGCTATCGTAGCAGACTTCCCAGAGTGTGATTTCCTAGCCTACATTCCAAACTATGAATTGCGTACTCGAGATAGCCGTGGTGTCTTGCCTAAGAAATTGTCCTATAAGGAAGCTGTTGCAGCTAGTTCTATCGCCAATGTGGCGGTTGCGGCCTTGTTGGCAGGAGACATGGTGACCGCTGGGCAAGCAATCGAGGGAGACCTCTTCCACGAGCGCTATCGTCAGGACTTGGTGAGAGAATTTGCGACGATTAAGCAAGTAGCCAAAGAAAATGGTGCCTATGCAACCTACCTCTCTGGTGCTGGTCCGACAGTTATGGTTTTGGCTTCTCATGACAAGATGCCAACGATTAAGGCTGAATTGGAAAAGCAACCCTTCAAAGGAAAACTTCATGACTTGAAAGTTGATACCCAAGGTGTCCGTGTCGAAGCAAAATAA
- a CDS encoding homoserine dehydrogenase, which translates to MTVKIALLGFGTVASGVPFLLKENGEKINQSAHSEIEVAKVLVKDEDEKNRLLAAGNDFNFVTNVDDILSDQDITIVVELMGRIEPAKTFITRALEAGKHVVTANKDLLAVHGAELLEIAKEHNVALYYEAAVAGGIPILRTLANSFASDKVTRVLGVVNGTSNFMMTKMVEEGWSYDDALAEAQRLGFAESDPTNDVDGIDAAYKMVILSQFAFGMKVAFDDVAHKGIRNITPEDVAVAQELGYVVKLVGSIEETPSGIVAEVTPTFLPKAHPLASVNGVMNAVFVESIGIGESMYYGPGAGQKPTATSVVADIVRIVRRLNDGTIGKDFNEYSRDLVLANPEDVKANYYFSILAPDSKGQVLKLAEIFNAQDISFKQILQDGKEGDKARVVIITHKINKSQLENVSAELKKVSEFDLLNTFKVLGE; encoded by the coding sequence ATGACAGTTAAAATTGCTTTACTAGGATTTGGTACCGTTGCAAGTGGTGTGCCTTTCCTCCTAAAGGAAAATGGAGAAAAAATCAATCAATCAGCACATTCAGAGATTGAAGTTGCCAAGGTATTGGTCAAGGATGAAGATGAAAAGAATCGCTTGCTTGCAGCAGGGAATGACTTTAACTTTGTAACCAATGTGGATGATATTTTATCAGACCAAGATATTACCATAGTAGTGGAATTGATGGGACGTATTGAACCTGCTAAAACCTTTATCACTCGTGCCTTGGAAGCTGGAAAGCATGTTGTGACTGCCAATAAGGACCTTTTGGCTGTCCATGGTGCAGAATTGTTAGAAATCGCTAAAGAGCATAATGTAGCACTTTACTACGAAGCAGCAGTAGCTGGTGGGATTCCAATTCTTCGTACATTGGCAAATTCGTTTGCTTCTGATAAAGTCACGCGCGTGCTTGGAGTGGTTAACGGAACTTCCAACTTCATGATGACCAAGATGGTGGAAGAAGGTTGGTCTTACGATGATGCTCTTGCGGAAGCGCAAAGACTAGGATTTGCAGAAAGCGACCCGACCAATGACGTGGATGGGATTGATGCAGCCTACAAGATGGTTATTTTGAGCCAATTTGCCTTTGGTATGAAGGTTGCCTTTGATGATGTAGCCCACAAGGGAATTCGTAACATCACACCAGAAGATGTAGCTGTAGCCCAAGAACTTGGCTATGTAGTGAAATTGGTTGGTTCTATCGAGGAAACTCCTTCAGGAATTGTTGCAGAAGTGACTCCAACCTTCCTTCCTAAAGCGCATCCACTTGCCAGTGTGAATGGCGTAATGAACGCTGTCTTTGTAGAATCTATTGGTATTGGTGAGTCTATGTACTACGGACCAGGTGCGGGTCAAAAACCAACTGCAACAAGTGTTGTAGCAGATATTGTCCGTATCGTTCGTCGCTTGAATGACGGTACCATCGGTAAAGACTTCAACGAATACAGTCGTGACTTGGTCTTGGCTAATCCAGAAGATGTCAAAGCTAATTACTACTTCTCAATCTTGGCACCAGACTCAAAAGGTCAGGTCTTGAAGTTGGCTGAAATCTTTAATGCCCAAGATATTTCCTTCAAACAAATCCTTCAAGATGGCAAAGAGGGTGACAAGGCGCGTGTCGTGATCATTACACACAAGATTAATAAATCTCAACTTGAAAATGTCTCAGCTGAATTGAAGAAGGTTTCAGAATTCGACCTCTTGAATACCTTCAAGGTGCTAGGAGAATAA
- the mecA gene encoding adaptor protein MecA: MKMKQISDTTLKITMSLEDLMDRGMEIADFLVPQEKTEEFFYAILDELEMPESFLDTGMLSFRVTPKPDKVDVFVTKSKIDQNLDFEDLSDLPDMEKLAQMSPDEFIKTLEKSIADKTKDDIEAIQSLEQVEAKEEEQEQAEQEVEGKKEPYIYYILSFTKLADLVAFAKTVTFEMETSELYKMNERYYLTILVDIENHPSPYPAWLLARMREFADDSDISRSVLQEYGQVLLNHDAVLNLQKIG; encoded by the coding sequence ATGAAAATGAAACAAATTAGTGATACAACTTTGAAAATCACGATGTCTTTAGAGGATTTGATGGATCGTGGCATGGAGATTGCTGACTTTCTCGTTCCTCAAGAAAAAACAGAAGAGTTCTTTTATGCTATCTTGGATGAGTTAGAGATGCCTGAGAGCTTTTTGGATACAGGTATGTTGAGCTTCCGTGTGACTCCAAAACCTGATAAGGTCGATGTCTTTGTAACCAAATCAAAGATTGACCAAAATCTAGATTTTGAAGACTTATCGGATTTACCAGATATGGAAAAATTGGCCCAAATGTCGCCAGATGAATTTATCAAAACCTTGGAAAAAAGCATCGCGGACAAAACCAAGGATGATATCGAAGCGATTCAATCTTTAGAGCAAGTAGAAGCCAAGGAAGAAGAGCAGGAGCAGGCTGAACAAGAAGTTGAAGGCAAGAAAGAGCCTTATATCTACTACATCCTTTCTTTTACAAAATTGGCTGACTTGGTGGCTTTTGCCAAGACAGTGACTTTTGAGATGGAAACTTCTGAACTCTACAAGATGAACGAGCGCTATTATTTGACCATTTTAGTGGATATTGAAAATCATCCAAGTCCATATCCAGCTTGGTTGTTGGCTCGTATGCGCGAGTTTGCGGACGATAGTGACATCAGTCGTTCAGTCTTGCAAGAGTATGGTCAAGTTTTGCTGAATCACGATGCAGTGCTCAATTTGCAAAAGATTGGATAA
- a CDS encoding prephenate dehydratase, with product MFEHYSVADLFANLYKKRKVNILALIALFALIAVPFTIKAVKNKNTVKDTTSYSTYLSYKITPPEDSAKTILNHQIGGYSDFYGKLIDGNLNGAYLFNDVEPSELKKIASELDTTETTLKNSTNDYWWKKLTVYYMIDDAGVGVKILTPSKDANDLLERKIDGLIEKFKHTYANVKIEKLETINSKELNANGETALGLNVKNLILRLAVIGVVCVILVVMGNVLVYLFNPTINRAGDFSQYQIDFVTEITTIANLADVLSYKNAGQELTIISSNKAILDKLKQNQEALKGIHFVDLQDVPSLLERDTVLLVEEYGVTRYKKFEQSLQILRNLNRSILGVATFKL from the coding sequence ATGTTTGAACATTATTCAGTAGCTGATTTGTTTGCAAATCTTTATAAAAAACGAAAAGTAAATATTTTAGCTCTCATCGCTTTATTTGCTCTCATTGCTGTACCATTTACAATTAAGGCAGTTAAGAATAAAAACACTGTCAAAGACACAACAAGTTATTCAACTTATCTTAGCTATAAAATCACTCCTCCAGAAGATTCAGCTAAAACGATTTTGAATCATCAAATTGGTGGTTATAGTGATTTTTATGGGAAATTGATTGATGGAAATTTGAATGGAGCTTATCTTTTTAATGATGTAGAACCCAGTGAGTTGAAAAAAATTGCCAGTGAATTGGATACGACCGAAACAACCTTGAAAAATTCAACGAATGACTATTGGTGGAAAAAATTGACCGTCTACTATATGATTGACGATGCAGGGGTTGGTGTGAAAATTTTGACACCAAGTAAAGATGCCAATGACTTGTTGGAGCGAAAAATTGATGGGTTGATTGAGAAATTTAAACATACCTATGCAAATGTGAAAATTGAAAAATTAGAAACCATCAACTCTAAAGAATTGAATGCAAATGGTGAAACAGCGCTCGGCTTAAATGTGAAAAATCTGATTCTTCGTTTAGCTGTTATTGGAGTGGTCTGTGTGATTTTGGTTGTGATGGGAAATGTGTTAGTTTATCTCTTTAATCCAACAATCAATAGAGCAGGTGATTTTTCTCAGTATCAAATTGATTTTGTAACAGAGATTACAACAATTGCCAACCTAGCAGATGTTTTGTCATACAAAAATGCTGGACAAGAATTGACTATCATTAGCTCAAATAAAGCTATTCTAGATAAATTGAAACAAAATCAAGAGGCTTTAAAAGGAATTCATTTTGTAGATTTACAGGACGTACCATCTCTTTTGGAAAGAGATACAGTCCTTCTTGTTGAAGAATACGGAGTAACTCGTTATAAGAAATTTGAGCAAAGTCTTCAAATCCTTCGAAACTTAAATCGTTCTATCCTCGGTGTAGCAACCTTTAAACTATAA